One window from the genome of Flavobacterium agricola encodes:
- a CDS encoding DUF2723 domain-containing protein — protein MNFNFKKWNTIGGWIVFIIALTTYVLTTEPTVSFWDCGEYITTSAKLQVGHPPGAPLFQMIGAFMSMFASKPENVAYMVNLMSALSSALTILFMFWSMTLILKKLVNYKVSENQTIQGIVILGAAAIGSLAYTFSDSFWFNAVEAEVYAMASLLVAVLVWAALHWEEEMDAPKGNRWLLLIAFIIGLSFGVHIMALLTIPSIGLIYYFKRYEKITLFNFIIANVLIVALLYFIFKFLFPFILALFGKTEIFMVNSLGLPFNSGTIFTAVVIVALFIFFIKKTNKPEKAKQNTIVLSFLFLFIGFTTWLMLPIRANANVVINENKPSDAAELLAYYNREQYGEQNTFWGPYYTDAFASTSTKNPFKDAKPNYERDAATGKYVIVNDYKNAETNPNEDHVGFLPRLTSRDHAENYMAFTSVPKFTIKPEYSGEDELVEIVQGVREGFATGKIGNDGMLDFFRAYGPYINIEKPSFWDNMKYMFEYQFGYMYGRYLLWNFVGKQNDEQGRYDNKNGNWLSGINFIDEIRLGKQTDLPSDIANNEGRNTYYFLPFILGLVGMIFHYNKDKKSFYVMLVLFLFTSLALKVFLNERPFEPRERDYAVVPSFYVFAIWLGFGVYALFDEAKRFLSPKIAAPIVLGVSLLAAPVLMATQNWDDHNRSGRNSAWAMAKAYLDSCEPNAILFTIGDNDTFPLWYMQEIENYRTDVRIVNTQLIYTDWYIDQMKAKAHDSDPLPITFTHDQYVGNKRDLVLIEEITKDTLDIKEYMDFIKLDDPRSTRTLRNGHTINIAPGRNIEIPVNKENVLKNGLVNPKFADSIVDKVVINIKDQAISKNRLMMLDIIANNNWERPIHFTGGSFGDDDYIWMKDYLQLNGLVFQLVPIKTPFANSRSVLDMGRIDSDKMYKTVMSWDLGSNGDPNVYHDPETRRQVINYRSNLARLTEQLLAEGKKTEAKNVIELAVTKFPVEKFGFYTLVDPFVNGYYQVGEKDKARKLAESLINKQIEVLNYYEKGDINFQNENYFEIAQNLEIFRTFLITMQENGDNEYYEKYRKVFNDWNGIYERFGRDME, from the coding sequence ATGGAATACAATTGGAGGTTGGATTGTATTTATTATAGCTCTTACAACCTATGTACTTACAACCGAACCAACTGTTAGTTTTTGGGATTGTGGGGAATACATTACAACCTCTGCAAAACTTCAGGTTGGGCACCCACCAGGCGCTCCCTTATTTCAAATGATAGGTGCTTTTATGTCTATGTTTGCTTCTAAACCAGAAAACGTAGCATACATGGTTAACTTAATGAGTGCGTTATCTTCTGCCTTAACAATTTTATTTATGTTTTGGTCTATGACCTTAATTTTAAAAAAGTTAGTAAATTATAAGGTTTCAGAAAACCAAACCATTCAAGGAATTGTAATTTTAGGAGCAGCAGCCATTGGTTCATTAGCTTACACATTTTCAGACAGCTTTTGGTTTAATGCTGTTGAAGCGGAAGTTTATGCCATGGCATCACTTTTAGTAGCTGTTTTAGTTTGGGCTGCATTACATTGGGAAGAAGAAATGGATGCGCCAAAAGGAAACAGATGGTTGCTTTTAATTGCTTTTATTATCGGCCTTTCTTTTGGTGTTCACATTATGGCATTGCTTACAATCCCATCAATCGGATTGATTTATTACTTTAAACGCTATGAAAAAATCACGTTATTCAATTTTATAATTGCAAACGTTTTAATTGTTGCACTTTTATATTTCATTTTTAAATTTTTATTCCCGTTTATATTAGCATTATTCGGAAAAACCGAAATTTTCATGGTAAACAGTTTAGGTTTACCGTTTAATTCTGGAACTATTTTTACAGCAGTTGTAATTGTAGCCTTATTTATCTTTTTTATTAAAAAAACCAACAAACCAGAAAAAGCAAAACAAAACACCATTGTTTTATCTTTTCTATTTTTATTTATTGGTTTTACAACCTGGTTAATGTTACCAATTCGTGCCAACGCAAACGTAGTTATTAACGAAAATAAACCATCTGATGCGGCCGAACTTTTAGCTTATTACAACCGCGAGCAATACGGAGAACAAAATACATTTTGGGGGCCATATTATACAGATGCATTTGCGAGCACCAGCACAAAAAATCCGTTTAAAGATGCAAAACCAAACTACGAACGTGATGCAGCCACAGGCAAATATGTAATTGTAAACGATTATAAAAACGCAGAAACTAATCCGAACGAAGATCATGTTGGATTTTTACCTCGTTTAACAAGCCGTGATCATGCCGAAAATTATATGGCATTTACCAGCGTTCCGAAATTTACCATTAAACCAGAATATAGTGGTGAAGATGAATTGGTAGAAATTGTTCAAGGCGTTCGCGAAGGTTTTGCAACCGGCAAAATTGGCAACGACGGTATGTTAGATTTTTTTAGAGCATACGGCCCGTATATCAATATTGAAAAACCAAGTTTTTGGGATAACATGAAATACATGTTTGAATATCAGTTTGGTTACATGTACGGACGTTATTTGTTATGGAATTTTGTTGGAAAACAAAATGACGAACAAGGCCGTTACGACAACAAAAACGGAAACTGGTTAAGCGGAATTAATTTTATTGATGAAATTCGTTTAGGCAAACAAACCGATTTACCAAGCGATATTGCAAATAATGAAGGTAGAAACACGTATTACTTTTTACCATTTATATTAGGCTTGGTTGGTATGATTTTTCATTACAACAAAGACAAAAAAAGCTTTTATGTAATGTTGGTGCTTTTCTTATTCACCTCATTAGCTTTAAAAGTTTTCTTAAACGAACGTCCGTTTGAACCGCGCGAGCGCGATTATGCCGTAGTTCCATCTTTCTACGTATTTGCTATTTGGTTAGGATTCGGAGTTTATGCCTTGTTTGATGAAGCAAAACGTTTTTTAAGCCCTAAAATAGCTGCACCAATTGTATTGGGCGTAAGTTTATTGGCAGCTCCGGTATTAATGGCAACCCAAAACTGGGACGACCATAATCGTTCAGGCCGTAATTCGGCATGGGCAATGGCAAAAGCGTATTTAGATTCGTGCGAACCAAATGCAATTTTATTTACCATTGGTGATAACGATACGTTCCCGCTTTGGTACATGCAAGAAATAGAAAATTATCGTACCGATGTACGTATTGTAAATACGCAGCTAATTTATACCGATTGGTACATTGATCAAATGAAAGCCAAAGCGCACGATTCTGATCCGCTACCAATTACCTTTACACACGATCAGTACGTGGGTAACAAACGCGATTTAGTGTTAATTGAAGAAATTACAAAAGATACATTAGATATTAAAGAATACATGGATTTCATTAAATTAGATGATCCGCGTAGCACCCGTACCTTACGTAACGGACATACCATTAATATTGCTCCAGGTAGAAATATCGAAATTCCGGTAAACAAAGAAAATGTATTGAAAAACGGATTGGTAAATCCAAAATTCGCAGATTCAATAGTTGATAAAGTTGTAATCAACATCAAAGATCAAGCAATCTCGAAAAACAGATTGATGATGTTAGATATTATTGCAAACAACAACTGGGAACGTCCAATTCATTTTACTGGTGGAAGCTTTGGTGATGATGATTATATTTGGATGAAAGATTACTTGCAGTTAAACGGATTAGTTTTTCAATTGGTTCCTATTAAAACACCGTTCGCAAACAGCCGCAGCGTTTTAGATATGGGCCGAATTGATTCGGATAAAATGTACAAAACCGTAATGTCTTGGGATTTAGGCAGCAATGGCGATCCAAATGTTTATCATGATCCAGAAACGCGCCGTCAGGTAATTAATTACCGATCTAACTTAGCCAGATTAACCGAACAGCTTTTAGCTGAAGGTAAAAAAACAGAAGCTAAAAATGTTATTGAATTAGCAGTAACAAAATTCCCGGTAGAAAAATTTGGTTTTTATACCTTGGTAGATCCGTTTGTAAATGGTTATTACCAGGTAGGTGAAAAAGACAAAGCTCGTAAGTTAGCCGAAAGCTTAATTAACAAACAAATTGAAGTTTTAAATTATTACGAAAAAGGAGATATTAATTTTCAAAACGAAAATTATTTTGAAATTGCGCAGAATTTAGAAATCTTCAGAACCTTTTTGATAACCATGCAAGAAAACGGAGATAACGAGTACTACGAAAAATACCGAAAAGTTTTTAACGACTGGAATGGTATTTATGAACGTTTTGGTCGTGATATGGAATAA
- a CDS encoding polysaccharide deacetylase family protein — protein MKWYFVKSPTWVKWLFTTQTWSIPTDEKYVYLTFDDGPIPEVTPWVLHVLNQFQIKATFFCIGDNVQKHPEVYKQVLAEGHQIGNHTFNHLNGWKTNTQLYLANMAQTESIIQNSNKLFRPPYGKITPKQSDKLISQGYKIIMWDVLSADFDQTITPEMCLQNVIQNTTSGSIIVFHDSIKAKINLEYALPKTIAYLLDQGYKFKTL, from the coding sequence ATGAAATGGTATTTTGTAAAATCTCCCACTTGGGTTAAATGGTTGTTTACTACACAAACCTGGAGCATCCCAACCGATGAAAAATACGTTTATTTAACTTTTGATGACGGCCCAATTCCTGAGGTTACGCCATGGGTTTTACATGTTTTAAATCAGTTTCAGATTAAGGCAACCTTTTTTTGTATTGGTGATAACGTACAAAAACATCCAGAAGTTTATAAGCAAGTACTTGCTGAAGGGCATCAAATCGGAAATCATACCTTTAATCATTTAAACGGATGGAAAACCAATACGCAATTGTATTTAGCCAATATGGCTCAAACCGAATCCATCATTCAAAACAGCAATAAGCTATTCCGCCCGCCTTATGGTAAAATAACACCAAAGCAAAGCGATAAGTTAATTAGCCAAGGTTATAAAATAATAATGTGGGATGTTTTAAGTGCCGACTTTGACCAAACCATTACGCCAGAAATGTGTTTACAAAACGTAATTCAGAACACAACATCCGGTTCTATAATTGTATTTCACGACAGCATTAAAGCCAAAATAAACCTAGAATATGCTTTACCTAAAACCATTGCATATTTGCTAGATCAGGGCTATAAATTTAAAACGCTTTAA
- a CDS encoding metallophosphoesterase has protein sequence MFYVFLLTFIAVTDIYAYQLFKLFVKNKRARQFYIVFTLVVLGYLIYSFFTYNRVTGQNPKSLLAIGIFLTFYIPKLWIAIFLLAEDIFRVLFGLFKLNKFSRLKNNVSDFLPRRSKLFGYLALLAAAIHFGAFVHGIVYGRYKFRVIEQEVFLKNLPQSFDGFKVLQISDMHLGSLDNEVEIAKAIELINAQEFDLFVFTGDLVNNKATETERWIPFIKQIKMPKYGKYSVLGNHDYGMYVKFDSEQQKAANFEAIKDSHQKMDFNLLLNEHVYLNNASDSIALLGVENWGARFGEQGDITKAGQGVAPSDFKLVLSHDPSHFDLILSQSDVWYDLTLSGHTHGFQFGFELPNGFQWSPVSYVYKHWGGLYEQNERFIYVNRGFGYHGYPGRVGVWPEITVLTLRTLK, from the coding sequence ATGTTTTACGTATTTCTACTCACATTTATTGCAGTAACAGATATTTACGCCTACCAATTATTTAAATTATTTGTAAAAAATAAAAGAGCAAGGCAATTTTATATTGTATTTACGCTGGTTGTTTTAGGCTATTTGATTTATAGCTTTTTTACCTACAATCGCGTTACCGGACAAAATCCGAAAAGCTTATTGGCAATCGGTATTTTTTTAACTTTTTACATTCCGAAATTATGGATTGCCATTTTTTTATTGGCTGAAGATATTTTTCGCGTACTTTTTGGCTTATTCAAGTTAAATAAGTTTTCACGTTTAAAAAATAACGTTTCCGATTTTTTACCACGCCGTTCAAAGCTTTTTGGTTATTTGGCTCTGTTGGCTGCCGCAATTCATTTTGGAGCTTTTGTTCACGGTATTGTTTATGGCCGTTATAAGTTTAGGGTGATTGAGCAAGAAGTTTTTCTGAAAAACCTGCCGCAAAGTTTTGATGGTTTTAAAGTTTTGCAAATTTCTGATATGCATTTAGGAAGTTTAGATAACGAAGTTGAAATTGCCAAAGCAATTGAGCTTATAAATGCGCAAGAATTTGATTTGTTTGTTTTTACTGGTGATTTGGTGAACAATAAAGCAACCGAAACCGAACGCTGGATTCCTTTTATTAAGCAAATAAAAATGCCAAAATATGGTAAATATTCTGTACTAGGAAATCACGATTATGGCATGTACGTAAAATTTGATTCCGAACAACAAAAAGCAGCTAATTTTGAGGCGATAAAAGATTCTCATCAAAAAATGGATTTTAATTTGTTGTTAAACGAGCATGTTTATTTAAATAACGCTTCAGATTCTATTGCATTACTTGGGGTTGAAAATTGGGGCGCCCGATTTGGAGAACAAGGCGATATAACAAAAGCGGGCCAAGGCGTTGCTCCATCCGATTTTAAATTGGTGCTTTCGCACGATCCGTCACATTTTGATTTAATTTTATCACAAAGCGATGTTTGGTATGATTTAACTTTATCGGGCCATACGCACGGATTTCAGTTTGGGTTTGAATTACCTAACGGATTTCAATGGAGCCCTGTAAGTTATGTGTACAAACATTGGGGCGGGCTTTATGAGCAAAACGAAAGGTTTATATATGTAAACCGCGGTTTTGGTTATCACGGTTATCCTGGCCGCGTTGGGGTTTGGCCCGAAATTACAGTTTTAACTTTACGAACTTTAAAATAA